A window of Anas acuta chromosome 8, bAnaAcu1.1, whole genome shotgun sequence contains these coding sequences:
- the KLHL20 gene encoding kelch-like protein 20 isoform X2 codes for MDVTSRCTLGDPNKLPEGVPQPARMPYISDKHPRQTLEVINLLRKHRELCDVVLVVGAKKIYAHRVILSACSPYFRAMFTGELAESRQTEVVIRDIDERAMELLIDFAYTSQITVEEGNVQTLLPAACLLQLAEIQEACCEFLKRQLDPSNCLGIRAFADTHSCRELLRIADKFTQHNFQEVMESEEFMLLPANQLIDIISSDELNVRSEEQVFNAVMAWVKYSIQERRPQLPQVLQHVRLPLLSPKFLVGTVGSDPLIKSDEECRDLVDEAKNYLLLPQERPLMQGPRTRPRKPIRCGEVLFAVGGWCSGDAISSVERYDPQTNEWRMVASMSKRRCGVGVSVLDDLLYAVGGHDGSSYLNSVERYDPKTNQWSSDVAPTSTCRTSVGVAVLGGYLYAVGGQDGVSCLNIVERYDPKENKWTRVASMSTRRLGVAVAVLGGFLYAVGGSDGTSPLNTVERYNPQENRWHTIAPMGTRRKHLGCAVYQDMIYAVGGRDDTTELSSAERYNPRTNQWSPVVAMTSRRSGVGLAVVNGQLMAVGGFDGTTYLKTIEVFDPDANTWRLYGGMNYRRLGGGVGVIKMTHCESHIW; via the exons ATGGACGTGACCAGCCGCTGCACACTCGGAGATCCCAACAAACTGCCGGAAGGGGTGCCACAGCCTGCACGCATGCCCTACATCTCCGACAAGCACCCTCGACAAACTCTGGAGGTCATCAATCTTCTCCGGAAGCACCGGGAGCTGTGCGATGTGGTGCTGGTAGTCGGTGCGAAGAAGATCTACGCCCACAGGGTGATCCTGTCAGCCTGCAGCCCTTACTTCCGAGCCATGTTCACCGGGGAGCTGGCGGAGAGTCGGCAGACAGAAGTCGTGATCAGAGACATCGACGAAAGGGCCATGGAACTGCTCATTGACTTTGCCTACACCTCTCAGATCACCGTGGAAGAGGGGAATGTCCAGACCTTGTTGCCAGCTGCTTGCCTTCTCCAGCTGGCCGAGATCCAGGAGGCCTGCTGCGAGTTCCTTAAGAGACAGTTGGACCCTTCCAATTGCCTGGGCATCCGAGCTTTTGCTGATACTCACTCGTGCCGTGAACTGCTGAGGATTGCTGACAAGTTCACCCAGCACAACTTCCAGGAG GTAATGGAGAGTGAGGAGTTCATGCTGCTTCCTGCCAATCAGCTCATAGACATCATATCCAGTGACGAGTTAAATGTTCGCAGCGAAGAGCAGGTGTTCAACGCGGTGATGGCCTGGGTGAAATACAGCATTCAAGAAAGAAGACCCCAGCTGCCACAG GTCCTACAGCATGTCCGTCTGCCACTGCTGAGTCCCAAGTTTCTTGTGGGTACCGTGGGCTCTGATCCTCTTATTAAGAGCGATGAGGAATGCCG GGATTTAGTGGATGAAGCCAAAAACTATCTCCTGCTGCCGCAGGAGCGGCCACTGATGCAAGGACCACGAACCAGACCACGCAAACCCATCCGCTGTGGCGAAGTACTCTTTGCAG TGGGGGGCTGGTGCAGTGGGGATGCGATTTCCAGTGTGGAGCGCTATGACCCTCAGACCAACGAGTGGCGGATGGTGGCCTCCATGAGCAAAAGACGCTGTGGCGTTGGAGTCAGTGTTCTGGATGACCTCCTCTACGCGGTGGGAGGCCACGATGGTTCCTCTTATCTTAACAGTGTGGAAAG ATATGATCCCAAGACCAATCAGTGGAGCAGTGACGTGGCCCccaccagcacctgcaggaccaGTGTTGGAGTAGCAGTTCTTGGGGGCTACCTGTATGCTGTGGGTGGCCAGGATGGTGTCTCTTGTCTCAACATCGTGGAAAG GTATGatcccaaagaaaacaaatggactCGAGTGGCTTCCATGAGCACCAGGCGCCTGGGAGTTGCAGTGGCTGTCCTAGGGGGCTTCCTCTACGCAGTAGGAGGCTCTGATGGAACTTCTCCTCTCAATACTG TGGAACGATACAATCCCCAGGAGAACCGCTGGCATACGATTGCACCCATGGGGACTAGAAGGAAGCACCTGGGCTGTGCGGTGTACCAAGACATGATATATGCTGTGGGAGGCAGAGACGATACGACGGAGCTCAGTAGTGCAGAGAGATACAACCCTCGAACAAACCAGTGGTCTCCTGTTGTGGCCATGACATCCCGCCGGAGTGGA GTTGGCCTTGCAGTGGTGAACGGA